The proteins below come from a single Vicinamibacterales bacterium genomic window:
- a CDS encoding HlyD family secretion protein yields MAGSVDREREHRTKSESFQSGATESAGNGVASFFRSRPRTRLTVLVGGVALVAVVAVMWWYYSGREATDDAQVDGHIVPIAARVGGTVLNVRVEDNQDVKAGTVLVEIDPKDYRVALQRAEADFADAQAALAAAEAGIPITATMTAGQVSSAGANVERAETGQEATNRDVEAARARLAAAQARLAEATANATRLTRDLERMKQLVAKDEISQQQYDAAVAAAEAGRATTESARAAVTEATEIVSVAGSRRMQAANVTTQARAELRTAHTAPDQIAVAKAKAQSARARLQQAQANLEQARMNLAYATVVAPANGRVSKKGAEPGQVIQPGQPLMAIVPLEDIWVTANFKETQLRNIRPGQAVSIAVDAYARSYRGHVDSVAAATGARFSLLPPENASGNYVKVVQRVPVRILLDKGQDRERLLRPGMSVVPTVFTR; encoded by the coding sequence ATGGCCGGCAGCGTTGATAGAGAGCGGGAGCACCGCACGAAGAGCGAATCCTTCCAGTCAGGGGCCACGGAGTCCGCGGGCAATGGCGTCGCATCGTTCTTCAGGAGCAGGCCGCGCACACGGCTCACGGTGCTTGTCGGCGGCGTCGCCCTCGTGGCCGTCGTGGCGGTCATGTGGTGGTACTACAGCGGCCGTGAGGCGACCGACGACGCGCAGGTGGACGGACACATCGTCCCGATTGCTGCGCGCGTGGGCGGTACGGTTCTGAACGTCAGGGTCGAGGACAACCAGGACGTGAAGGCCGGGACCGTGCTGGTTGAGATCGATCCGAAGGACTACCGCGTGGCGTTGCAGCGCGCCGAGGCCGACTTCGCCGACGCGCAGGCCGCGCTCGCCGCCGCAGAGGCCGGCATCCCGATTACGGCCACGATGACCGCGGGCCAGGTGAGCAGCGCGGGCGCCAACGTGGAACGCGCCGAGACGGGCCAGGAAGCGACGAACCGCGACGTCGAGGCCGCCCGGGCTCGCCTGGCTGCCGCACAGGCGCGCCTGGCGGAGGCGACGGCCAACGCGACCCGTTTGACGCGCGACCTCGAACGCATGAAGCAGCTGGTGGCGAAGGACGAGATTTCCCAGCAGCAGTACGACGCAGCCGTGGCGGCTGCCGAGGCGGGGCGCGCCACGACCGAGTCGGCGCGGGCGGCGGTGACCGAGGCGACCGAGATCGTGTCGGTCGCGGGGAGCCGTCGCATGCAGGCGGCGAATGTGACCACGCAGGCCCGCGCGGAGTTGAGGACGGCCCACACGGCCCCGGATCAGATCGCGGTGGCCAAGGCCAAGGCTCAATCCGCCCGAGCCCGGCTGCAGCAGGCCCAGGCAAACCTCGAGCAGGCGAGGATGAATCTGGCGTATGCGACCGTGGTGGCACCCGCGAACGGGCGTGTGAGCAAGAAAGGCGCCGAGCCCGGACAGGTGATCCAGCCCGGGCAGCCCTTGATGGCCATTGTCCCGCTCGAAGACATCTGGGTCACCGCGAACTTCAAGGAGACGCAGCTTCGGAACATCCGACCCGGTCAGGCGGTGTCGATTGCGGTCGACGCCTACGCGCGGTCGTACCGCGGTCACGTGGACAGCGTGGCGGCGGCGACGGGGGCGCGCTTCAGTCTTCTGCCGCCGGAGAACGCATCGGGCAATTACGTCAAGGTCGTGCAACGCGTGCCCGTCAGGATACTGCTGGACAAGGGGCAGGATCGGGAGCGCCTGCTCCGTCCGGGGATGTCGGTCGTGCCAACCGTCTTCACGCGGTAG
- a CDS encoding DHA2 family efflux MFS transporter permease subunit: protein MPDPKPPVSPWLIAVSVMFGTFMVVLDTTVVNVSLPHIAGNLSSTIEESTWALTSYLAANAIILPITGWLANYFGRRRLLLISVAGFTTASLLCGLATSLPILILWRVVQGMTGGVMQPLSQAIMLEAFEPRDRGKAMAFFGVGIVVAPVLGPVLGGWLTDNWSWRWVFYVNLPIGILSFLMLRAYVFDPPYIRRGTAGIDYWGIGLLAVGIAALQIALDQGQQKDWLSSDLIVVLLVMAAGGLGIFILHAFHSRHPVVDLRLFREPTYATGVVLITAMSFGLYSSLVLMPVLLQTLLGYPSLEAGYAMAPRGLGSLLAMPLVGLLMNRTDPRRLIVIGFLVNAVSLYWMSWLNLEAGFWDIFWPQFVQGVGMGLLFVPLTTVTMDRISPREMGPATSVFNLLRNIGGSIGIAVIQTVLARDRQEHFNTIGAHVSQYSMQTQMMLKNLTAAFVAKGADPVTAANRAYAGVFGMVQKQAAMIAFLDGFKLLAVVFLLLIPLVLLMRKPRHHESPGMIAGD, encoded by the coding sequence ATGCCCGACCCGAAGCCGCCGGTCAGTCCCTGGCTCATCGCCGTCTCGGTGATGTTCGGCACGTTCATGGTCGTGCTCGACACGACGGTCGTGAACGTGTCGTTGCCTCACATCGCGGGGAACCTGTCGTCGACCATCGAGGAGTCGACGTGGGCGCTCACCTCCTATCTCGCGGCGAACGCGATCATCCTGCCCATCACCGGCTGGCTCGCGAACTACTTCGGCCGCCGGCGCCTGCTGTTGATTTCCGTGGCCGGGTTCACCACGGCGTCGTTGCTGTGCGGACTCGCGACTTCTCTGCCCATCTTGATCCTGTGGCGCGTCGTCCAGGGGATGACGGGCGGCGTGATGCAGCCGCTGTCGCAGGCAATCATGCTCGAGGCCTTCGAGCCGAGGGATCGCGGGAAGGCGATGGCCTTCTTCGGCGTCGGGATTGTCGTGGCGCCCGTGCTCGGTCCCGTCCTCGGCGGCTGGCTGACCGACAACTGGTCGTGGCGGTGGGTGTTCTACGTCAACCTGCCGATCGGCATCTTGTCGTTCCTGATGCTGCGGGCGTACGTGTTCGACCCGCCGTACATCCGGCGGGGGACAGCCGGGATCGACTATTGGGGCATCGGCCTGCTGGCCGTCGGCATCGCGGCGCTGCAGATTGCGTTGGACCAGGGCCAGCAGAAGGACTGGCTGTCGTCGGACCTCATCGTCGTGCTGCTCGTGATGGCGGCCGGCGGCCTTGGGATCTTCATCCTGCACGCGTTCCACTCGCGGCACCCGGTGGTCGATCTGCGGTTGTTCCGCGAACCCACCTACGCGACCGGCGTCGTGCTGATCACGGCGATGAGTTTCGGGCTGTACAGCAGCCTCGTGCTGATGCCCGTGCTGCTGCAGACGCTGCTCGGCTACCCGTCACTCGAAGCTGGCTATGCAATGGCGCCGCGGGGGCTCGGGTCACTGCTCGCGATGCCACTGGTCGGCCTCCTGATGAACCGGACCGATCCCCGTCGGCTGATCGTCATCGGATTCCTCGTCAACGCCGTCTCGCTCTATTGGATGTCGTGGTTGAACCTGGAGGCGGGTTTCTGGGACATCTTCTGGCCGCAGTTCGTGCAGGGCGTCGGGATGGGGTTGCTCTTCGTGCCGCTCACCACCGTGACGATGGATCGGATCTCGCCCCGGGAGATGGGGCCGGCCACGAGCGTGTTCAACCTGCTCCGAAACATCGGTGGGAGCATCGGGATCGCGGTCATCCAGACCGTGCTCGCGCGCGACCGGCAGGAGCACTTCAACACGATCGGCGCGCACGTCAGCCAGTACTCGATGCAGACGCAGATGATGCTGAAGAACCTGACCGCGGCCTTCGTTGCGAAGGGCGCGGATCCGGTGACCGCCGCGAATCGCGCGTACGCCGGCGTGTTCGGCATGGTCCAGAAGCAGGCGGCGATGATCGCGTTCCTCGACGGGTTCAAGCTCCTGGCCGTGGTGTTCCTATTGCTGATACCGCTCGTGCTCCTGATGCGGAAGCCCCGGCACCACGAGAGCCCGGGCATGATTGCGGGGGACTGA
- a CDS encoding MBL fold metallo-hydrolase, producing the protein MVHAIDLEFLGRPRVIASGLIERAGSLAVVDPGPTTTLSRLRTGVAARGRAFEEIDTVLLTHVHLDHAGATGAIVRALPRVQVYVHERGAPHVIDPSKLVQSATRLYGDEMDRLWGEIVPVPAANVHAMKGGERIRAAGGEIDVAYTPGHAWHHVSYFDPESGTAFTGDVGGIRIGDPLFVVPPTPPPDIDLEAWAVSIDRVRAWKPRQLFLTHFGPHDDAAAHLDELESRLSGFGGIAWKLVADPTLDEEQRMARYIEAMRRALRDRMPDEEAMRRYDLAVPLDHCWIGLARYWRKRQT; encoded by the coding sequence ATGGTGCACGCGATCGACCTCGAGTTCCTCGGCCGTCCGCGCGTGATTGCGTCCGGACTCATCGAACGGGCAGGCAGCCTGGCCGTCGTCGATCCCGGGCCGACCACCACCCTGAGCAGGCTCCGGACGGGAGTCGCGGCGCGGGGCCGGGCCTTCGAGGAAATCGACACGGTCCTCCTGACGCACGTTCATCTGGATCACGCCGGGGCCACCGGCGCCATCGTCCGGGCGCTGCCCCGCGTGCAGGTCTACGTGCACGAGCGCGGGGCACCGCACGTCATCGATCCGTCCAAACTGGTGCAGAGCGCGACCCGGCTGTACGGTGACGAGATGGATCGGCTCTGGGGCGAAATCGTCCCCGTCCCCGCCGCGAACGTGCACGCGATGAAGGGTGGCGAGCGGATCCGCGCGGCCGGCGGCGAGATCGACGTCGCGTACACGCCCGGCCACGCGTGGCATCACGTCAGCTACTTCGACCCCGAGAGCGGGACGGCGTTCACCGGTGATGTCGGCGGCATCCGGATCGGCGATCCGCTCTTCGTCGTTCCGCCGACACCCCCGCCCGACATCGACCTGGAGGCATGGGCGGTGAGCATCGATCGTGTTCGCGCGTGGAAGCCCCGCCAGTTGTTCCTCACGCACTTCGGTCCGCACGACGACGCGGCGGCGCACCTCGATGAGCTGGAATCACGCCTGAGCGGGTTCGGCGGCATTGCCTGGAAACTCGTTGCCGATCCGACGCTCGACGAAGAGCAGCGGATGGCCCGCTACATCGAGGCGATGAGACGCGCGCTCCGCGATCGGATGCCCGATGAAGAAGCGATGCGCCGCTACGACCTGGCCGTCCCGCTGGATCACTGCTGGATCGGCCTGGCGCGCTACTGGAGAAAGCGCCAGACGTAG